One Sulfolobus sp. S-194 DNA segment encodes these proteins:
- a CDS encoding acylphosphatase: protein MLKRMYVKVYGIVQGVGFRRYVQIHAARLGIKGYAKNLPDGSVEVVAEGYEEALQKLLEYIKRGPPLSRVEKIEYRFYEYKGEFNNFDTY from the coding sequence ATGTTAAAGCGAATGTATGTTAAAGTCTATGGTATTGTACAAGGTGTAGGGTTTAGAAGATATGTTCAAATTCACGCTGCTAGACTTGGAATAAAAGGTTATGCTAAGAATTTACCAGATGGTTCAGTAGAAGTAGTCGCAGAGGGTTATGAGGAAGCTTTACAGAAATTACTCGAATATATAAAACGGGGGCCACCATTATCTAGAGTTGAAAAGATTGAATATAGATTTTATGAGTATAAAGGAGAATTTAATAATTTTGATACCTATTAA